A region from the Corallococcus caeni genome encodes:
- a CDS encoding methyltransferase domain-containing protein, with the protein MAVSDFFGELYLRSTLPYLSEAVTAREGEYLSRAFADVEGPVVDLGCGHGRHAARLNAEGALAGRVVGLELDPLSLRLRRPGFPAVRGDLRALPFQDASLGGAYAWYSTLFAFSDAEHVQVLREVARVLRPGGRLVFQTVPYERLAGSPGASFRERLPDGSLLEEESRFDATRGRDVGQRQLTLPDGRVLRAAYALRYYPLAELERLLESTGFSVEWVHGGLDSGPMTPESTDLIVGAGRG; encoded by the coding sequence ATGGCCGTGAGCGACTTCTTCGGGGAGCTGTACCTGCGCAGCACGCTGCCGTACCTCTCCGAGGCGGTGACGGCCCGGGAAGGGGAGTACCTGTCCCGGGCGTTCGCGGACGTGGAGGGGCCGGTGGTGGACCTGGGCTGCGGCCACGGCCGGCACGCGGCTCGGCTCAACGCGGAGGGCGCGCTCGCCGGGCGGGTGGTGGGGCTGGAGCTGGATCCGCTGTCCCTGCGCCTGCGCCGCCCCGGCTTTCCCGCGGTGCGGGGCGACCTGCGGGCGCTGCCCTTCCAGGACGCGTCCCTGGGGGGCGCGTACGCCTGGTATTCGACACTCTTCGCCTTCAGTGACGCGGAGCACGTCCAGGTGCTGCGCGAGGTGGCGCGGGTGCTGCGGCCCGGCGGACGGTTGGTGTTCCAGACGGTTCCCTACGAGCGGCTGGCCGGAAGTCCGGGCGCGTCGTTCCGCGAGCGGTTACCGGATGGGAGTCTCCTGGAGGAGGAGAGCCGCTTCGACGCGACGCGTGGCCGCGATGTCGGCCAGCGTCAGCTCACCTTGCCGGACGGTCGCGTCCTGCGAGCGGCGTACGCGCTTCGTTACTATCCTCTTGCGGAACTGGAACGGCTGTTGGAAAGCACGGGCTTTTCGGTGGAGTGGGTGCACGGCGGCCTGGATTCCGGGCCGATGACACCCGAGTCGACCGACCTCATCGTGGGAGCCGGGCGCGGTTGA
- a CDS encoding aminotransferase class I/II-fold pyridoxal phosphate-dependent enzyme, with amino-acid sequence MSPRPVLAQRVSRFGTTVFSEFSALALKHQAVNLGQGFPDFDGPDAIKEAAWKAIQGGVNQYAPGVGAKDLRNAIAEHAQRFYGHAVDPDTMVTVTSGATEAILDVILGLVDPGDEVVAFEPFYDSYDANIAFVGATPRYVPLRPPDAEHTTWWFDRDEVRAAFGPKTRLLILNSPHNPTGKVFTREELEFLGHLCAEHDVKVLADEVYEHIVFAPSRHIRAATVPVLADRTVTVSSAGKSFSLTGWKIGWIIAPPPLRDAVQRAHQFVTFATASPFQAAMAVALRLPDSYFQELTALYTARRERLLTGLRAAGLQAFSPEGSYFILADITGYGFADDVAFCRHLVTEVGVAGIPPSVFYGPEHRHLGQRFARFAFCKSEAVLDEAVRRLREKLPALKR; translated from the coding sequence ATGTCCCCCCGGCCCGTGCTCGCGCAACGCGTCTCCCGCTTCGGCACCACCGTCTTCTCCGAGTTCAGCGCGCTGGCGCTGAAGCACCAGGCCGTGAACCTGGGGCAGGGCTTCCCGGACTTCGACGGGCCGGACGCCATCAAGGAGGCCGCGTGGAAGGCCATCCAGGGCGGCGTCAACCAGTACGCCCCCGGCGTGGGCGCGAAGGACCTGCGCAACGCCATCGCGGAGCACGCGCAGCGCTTCTACGGCCACGCCGTGGACCCGGACACCATGGTCACCGTCACGAGCGGCGCGACGGAGGCCATCCTCGACGTCATCCTGGGCCTGGTGGACCCCGGCGACGAGGTGGTGGCCTTCGAGCCGTTCTACGACTCCTACGACGCCAACATCGCCTTCGTGGGCGCCACGCCGCGCTACGTGCCCCTGCGCCCGCCGGACGCGGAGCACACCACGTGGTGGTTCGACCGCGACGAGGTCCGCGCCGCCTTCGGTCCGAAGACGCGGCTGCTCATCCTCAACTCGCCGCACAACCCCACGGGCAAGGTCTTCACGCGCGAGGAGCTGGAGTTCCTGGGCCACCTCTGCGCCGAGCACGACGTGAAGGTGCTGGCGGATGAAGTCTATGAGCACATCGTCTTCGCCCCCTCGCGCCACATCCGCGCCGCCACGGTGCCGGTGCTCGCGGACCGCACGGTGACGGTGAGCAGCGCGGGCAAGTCCTTCAGCCTGACGGGGTGGAAGATCGGCTGGATCATCGCGCCGCCGCCGCTGCGGGATGCCGTACAGCGCGCGCACCAGTTCGTCACCTTCGCCACCGCGTCGCCGTTCCAGGCCGCCATGGCCGTGGCGCTGCGGCTGCCGGACAGCTACTTCCAGGAGCTGACGGCGCTCTACACCGCCCGGCGGGAGCGGCTGCTCACGGGCCTGCGCGCGGCGGGGCTCCAGGCGTTCTCCCCGGAGGGCAGCTACTTCATCCTCGCGGACATCACCGGCTACGGCTTCGCGGACGACGTGGCCTTCTGCCGGCACCTGGTGACGGAGGTGGGCGTGGCGGGCATCCCGCCCAGCGTCTTCTACGGCCCGGAGCACCGGCACCTGGGACAGCGCTTCGCGCGCTTCGCCTTCTGCAAGTCGGAAGCGGTGCTGGACGAGGCCGTGCGCCGCCTGCGCGAGAAGCTGCCCGCCCTCAAGCGCTGA
- a CDS encoding phosphatase PAP2 family protein gives MSIWSFSQGRVRPVLASSGEALVRFRQVDLVLMAACSVAALVCVGPARWAPHSGRNALLFLFFALGLPAVRMLEARFPRQPLLAIVADFWLLPVSALAHGWLGPIVDWVNPLVKDAQLVAVDQKLFGFQAAVALSHVVPPWANDVLMLCYYGHFMWPLLLGIYLYARGRGPTPGFDEYLLGLGLLLGFNYAAYSLVPAVGPRYFLIGAFDGPATQGWILTPLLESMMRTPVYTRDCFPSGHTGVMLVVLFYAFRFARRFFWVMLFPGMGLIFATLAGRFHYVIDLVCAVPLVLVVTGLALALSRAARQRAVEQGARSVPVDAIVRP, from the coding sequence GTGAGCATCTGGTCATTCAGCCAGGGCCGTGTGCGGCCCGTCCTGGCGTCGTCGGGTGAAGCGCTCGTGCGCTTCCGGCAGGTGGACCTCGTCCTGATGGCGGCCTGCTCGGTGGCGGCCCTGGTGTGCGTGGGCCCGGCCCGCTGGGCGCCGCACTCCGGCCGCAACGCGCTCCTCTTCCTCTTCTTCGCGCTGGGCCTGCCGGCCGTGCGCATGCTGGAGGCCCGCTTCCCCCGCCAGCCGCTGCTCGCCATCGTGGCGGACTTCTGGCTCCTGCCCGTGTCGGCGCTGGCCCACGGGTGGCTGGGCCCCATCGTGGACTGGGTGAACCCACTGGTGAAGGACGCCCAGCTGGTCGCGGTGGATCAGAAGCTGTTCGGCTTCCAGGCCGCGGTGGCGCTGTCGCACGTGGTGCCGCCCTGGGCCAACGACGTCCTGATGCTCTGCTACTACGGGCACTTCATGTGGCCGCTGCTCTTGGGCATCTACCTGTACGCCCGGGGTAGGGGGCCCACGCCCGGCTTCGACGAGTACCTGCTGGGGCTGGGGCTGCTGCTGGGCTTCAACTACGCGGCGTACTCGCTGGTGCCCGCGGTGGGGCCCCGGTACTTCCTCATCGGCGCGTTCGACGGGCCGGCCACCCAGGGGTGGATCCTCACGCCGCTGTTGGAGTCCATGATGCGCACGCCGGTGTACACCCGGGACTGCTTCCCGTCGGGGCACACCGGGGTGATGCTGGTGGTGCTCTTCTACGCGTTCCGGTTCGCCCGGCGGTTCTTCTGGGTGATGCTCTTCCCCGGCATGGGGCTCATCTTCGCGACGCTGGCGGGGCGGTTCCACTACGTCATCGACCTGGTGTGCGCGGTGCCGCTGGTGCTGGTGGTGACGGGGCTGGCGCTGGCCCTGTCCCGGGCCGCCCGGCAGCGCGCGGTGGAACAGGGCGCGCGTTCCGTGCCCGTGGACGCTATCGTCCGGCCCTGA
- a CDS encoding efflux RND transporter permease subunit: protein MSRPWQVLLVVALVTAAAGLFASRLEFRGSFVELLPEGAPEVRDLTRVSEKAGGDGYLVIMAKGGTPEALKAYATEFQQRLEALPTVRYVEHHYDVAFFRRHGLLLLPTAEVASLREDLEARVRYEKERASPLFVDLGADTVPPTFEEIAKKHTPDTALPETLANKEGTEVYLMIKPSGTAGDLDFARNFVATVFDTGRELAAQKYPGVTLEATGNFQNRIEEDAVMRRDLSNAGLLSALIAVGLILLATRRISALAVVGVPVVVGLVLTFAFAQGAIGHLNIVTGFLVAILIGLGIEYGVHLAMRYWEEREQHGVKEALTAAVRGTFSGALTSAFTNAAAFFVLVLAQFHAFQQFGLLAGIGVLMAVLSAYALGPSLLAIAERIRPYRRDAAPGAAVQASAPAVEQAPAPAKEWRRWPTGVIVAVALSVVGFAAYSVGIAPRLGFETNLRNLKGDSPASRLDDHITAQIGAPLNPAILSVDTLEQVREVEAVIAQVKANNGANSVFLRTASLSDLVPSDVAGHAAEMGRIRTLLDGLPKSAQEDPRVKDLRQMVDAKPYGLEELPVEARRRFEALDGKGMFLLLFPSVSNYDTQDLNRWATQLDEVVVGARAKGVDLAVLDSNRIAARIFALVRGDGPFILWSAAAVVFLVILASLRSFKRALLVAGPLFLGMTCLAGGMYLFDVQLNFINAVVLPNLLAIAVDNSVHLFHRYEEEGPGSLGRVVRNTGFAAVVATLSNAAGYGALLVANHQGLRSIGQIALLGVVSTFLGTTVFFPAMLALLERWKGRRSAEAPGSGAVVRSLNLGGAGELPAESPGERKSA from the coding sequence ATGTCGCGCCCCTGGCAGGTGCTGCTCGTTGTCGCCCTGGTGACGGCCGCCGCGGGGCTCTTCGCCTCGCGCCTGGAGTTCCGCGGCTCCTTCGTGGAGCTCCTCCCGGAGGGTGCCCCCGAGGTTCGCGATCTGACACGCGTGTCAGAGAAGGCGGGCGGTGACGGATACCTCGTCATCATGGCCAAGGGAGGAACGCCGGAGGCCCTCAAGGCCTACGCCACGGAGTTCCAGCAGCGCCTGGAGGCCCTGCCGACGGTCCGCTACGTCGAGCACCACTATGACGTGGCCTTCTTCCGCCGCCACGGGCTGCTTCTCCTGCCCACGGCGGAGGTCGCTTCCCTGAGGGAGGACCTGGAGGCCCGCGTCCGCTACGAGAAGGAGCGCGCCAGCCCCCTCTTCGTGGACCTGGGCGCGGACACGGTGCCGCCCACCTTCGAGGAGATCGCGAAGAAGCACACCCCGGACACGGCGCTGCCGGAGACGCTGGCGAACAAGGAGGGCACCGAGGTCTACCTGATGATCAAGCCGTCGGGGACGGCGGGGGACCTGGACTTCGCGCGCAACTTCGTGGCCACGGTGTTCGACACCGGCCGCGAGCTCGCGGCCCAGAAGTACCCGGGCGTGACGCTGGAGGCGACGGGCAACTTCCAGAACCGCATCGAAGAGGACGCGGTGATGCGCCGCGACCTGTCCAACGCGGGCCTCTTGTCCGCGCTCATCGCCGTGGGGCTCATCCTGCTGGCCACCCGGCGCATCTCCGCGCTGGCGGTGGTGGGCGTGCCGGTGGTGGTGGGGCTGGTGCTGACGTTCGCGTTCGCGCAGGGCGCCATCGGCCACCTCAACATCGTGACGGGCTTCCTCGTCGCCATCCTCATCGGCCTGGGCATCGAGTACGGCGTCCACCTGGCGATGCGCTACTGGGAGGAGCGCGAGCAGCACGGCGTGAAGGAGGCGCTGACGGCGGCGGTGCGCGGCACCTTCAGCGGGGCGCTCACGTCCGCCTTCACCAACGCGGCGGCGTTCTTCGTGCTGGTGCTGGCGCAGTTCCACGCCTTCCAGCAGTTCGGCCTGCTCGCGGGCATCGGCGTGCTGATGGCGGTGCTGTCCGCGTATGCGCTGGGCCCGTCGCTGCTCGCCATCGCGGAGCGCATCCGCCCGTACCGCCGTGACGCCGCCCCCGGCGCCGCCGTCCAGGCCTCCGCGCCCGCCGTGGAGCAGGCCCCGGCTCCGGCGAAGGAGTGGCGGCGCTGGCCCACGGGCGTCATCGTCGCGGTGGCGCTGTCGGTGGTGGGCTTCGCGGCGTACTCGGTGGGCATCGCGCCCCGGCTGGGCTTCGAGACCAACCTGCGCAACCTGAAGGGGGACTCGCCGGCGTCGCGGCTGGACGACCACATCACGGCGCAGATCGGCGCGCCGCTCAACCCCGCCATCCTCTCCGTGGACACGCTGGAGCAGGTCCGCGAGGTGGAGGCCGTCATCGCCCAGGTGAAGGCGAACAACGGCGCCAACTCCGTGTTCCTGCGCACCGCGTCGCTGAGCGACCTGGTGCCGTCCGACGTGGCGGGGCACGCGGCGGAGATGGGCCGCATCCGGACGCTGCTGGACGGGCTGCCGAAGTCCGCCCAGGAGGACCCGCGCGTGAAGGACCTGCGGCAGATGGTGGACGCGAAGCCCTACGGGCTGGAGGAGCTGCCGGTGGAGGCGCGCCGCCGCTTCGAGGCGCTGGACGGCAAGGGGATGTTCCTCCTGCTGTTCCCGTCGGTGTCCAACTACGACACGCAGGACCTGAACCGCTGGGCGACGCAGCTGGATGAGGTGGTGGTCGGGGCGAGGGCGAAGGGCGTCGACCTGGCGGTGCTGGACAGCAACCGCATCGCGGCGCGCATCTTCGCGCTGGTGCGTGGGGACGGGCCGTTCATCCTCTGGTCCGCTGCGGCGGTGGTGTTCCTGGTCATCCTGGCCAGCCTGCGCAGCTTCAAGCGCGCGCTCTTGGTGGCGGGCCCGCTGTTCCTGGGCATGACCTGCCTGGCGGGCGGCATGTACCTCTTCGACGTCCAGCTCAACTTCATCAACGCGGTGGTGCTGCCCAACCTGTTGGCCATCGCGGTGGACAACTCGGTGCACCTGTTCCACCGGTACGAGGAAGAGGGCCCCGGGTCGCTGGGCCGGGTCGTGCGCAACACCGGCTTCGCGGCGGTGGTGGCCACCCTGTCCAACGCGGCGGGCTACGGAGCGCTCCTCGTGGCGAATCACCAGGGCTTGCGCAGCATCGGGCAGATTGCCCTACTTGGGGTGGTGAGCACCTTCCTGGGGACGACGGTGTTCTTTCCGGCCATGCTGGCGTTGCTGGAGCGGTGGAAGGGGCGGCGGTCCGCGGAGGCACCAGGGTCGGGCGCGGTGGTGCGGAGCCTCAATCTCGGGGGGGCCGGCGAGCTGCCGGCCGAGTCGCCGGGGGAGCGCAAATCGGCGTGA
- a CDS encoding aminotransferase class I/II-fold pyridoxal phosphate-dependent enzyme, whose translation MSDVFDKCRTWKDYRIAKATGLYPYFRAIEASHGATEVEIEGRRVIMVGSNNYLGLSADPRVKEAAIKATEKFGTTCSGSRLLNGTLALHEELEARLAKFLNRESAIVISTGFQTNLALASILGRHDIVFSDRANHASLVDGVRLSFATERKFRHNDMDHLEQLLAAAEPGAGKIIVTDGVFSMEGDVCNLPRIVELSKQYNARVMTDDAHAMGVLGEMGRGTSEYFGLEKDVDLVMGTFSKSFASLGGVLAGPFDVINYIRHKARSVIFSASMTPASIAAALKATEIIEAEPQRRARLLDIAEKMHNGFRAMGFDTGVSVTPVVPVHIGDQVKCFRFWRALHEAGVFANPVIPPAVEAGHALIRTSYMATHTDAQLDQVLDTFEKIGRKLNVIPETRPTVYEPVKIARPGSAVRSNKASETWAAGSAGLLADKGFSLDQLSRMSSREMAGKFFDAVEQLTWRAANLQPEDLRRLGGAPKKLWEKRSELGGVLLEKGAQLFMRNGSEGSDGGNPAERN comes from the coding sequence ATGAGCGACGTGTTCGACAAGTGCCGTACCTGGAAGGACTACCGCATCGCCAAGGCCACGGGGTTGTACCCGTACTTCCGGGCCATCGAGGCGTCGCACGGCGCCACGGAGGTGGAGATCGAGGGGCGGCGGGTCATCATGGTGGGCTCGAACAACTACCTGGGCCTGTCCGCGGATCCGCGCGTGAAGGAAGCGGCCATCAAGGCCACGGAGAAGTTCGGCACCACCTGCTCCGGTTCGCGCCTGCTCAACGGCACGCTGGCGCTGCACGAGGAGCTGGAGGCGCGGCTGGCGAAGTTCCTCAACCGCGAGTCGGCCATCGTCATCTCCACCGGCTTCCAGACGAACCTGGCGCTTGCCTCCATCCTGGGCCGTCACGACATCGTCTTCAGCGACCGCGCGAACCACGCGTCGCTGGTGGACGGCGTGCGCCTGTCGTTCGCGACGGAGCGCAAGTTCCGCCACAACGACATGGACCACCTGGAGCAGCTCTTGGCCGCGGCGGAGCCGGGCGCCGGGAAGATCATCGTCACGGACGGCGTGTTCTCCATGGAGGGCGACGTCTGCAACCTGCCCCGCATCGTGGAGCTGTCCAAGCAGTACAACGCCCGCGTGATGACGGATGACGCCCACGCCATGGGCGTGCTGGGCGAGATGGGCCGGGGCACCTCCGAGTACTTCGGCCTGGAGAAGGACGTGGACCTGGTGATGGGCACGTTCTCCAAGAGCTTCGCGTCGCTGGGCGGCGTGCTCGCGGGTCCGTTCGACGTCATCAACTACATCCGCCACAAGGCCCGCTCGGTCATCTTCTCCGCGTCCATGACGCCCGCGTCCATCGCGGCGGCGCTCAAGGCGACGGAGATCATCGAGGCGGAGCCGCAGCGCCGCGCGCGCCTCCTGGACATCGCGGAGAAGATGCACAACGGCTTCCGCGCCATGGGCTTCGACACGGGCGTGTCGGTGACGCCGGTGGTGCCGGTGCACATCGGCGACCAGGTGAAGTGCTTCCGCTTCTGGCGCGCGCTGCACGAGGCGGGCGTGTTCGCCAACCCCGTGATTCCCCCGGCGGTGGAGGCGGGCCACGCGCTCATCCGCACCAGCTACATGGCCACGCACACGGACGCGCAGCTGGACCAGGTGCTGGACACCTTCGAGAAGATCGGCCGCAAGCTCAACGTCATCCCGGAGACGCGCCCCACGGTGTACGAGCCGGTGAAGATCGCCCGGCCGGGCAGCGCGGTGCGCAGCAACAAGGCGAGCGAGACGTGGGCGGCGGGCAGCGCGGGCCTGCTCGCGGACAAGGGCTTCTCCCTGGATCAGCTGTCGCGGATGTCGTCGCGGGAGATGGCCGGGAAGTTCTTCGACGCGGTGGAGCAGCTCACCTGGCGCGCGGCGAACCTCCAGCCGGAGGACCTGCGGCGGCTGGGCGGCGCGCCCAAGAAGCTGTGGGAGAAGCGCAGCGAACTGGGCGGCGTGCTCCTGGAGAAGGGCGCCCAGCTCTTCATGCGCAACGGCAGCGAGGGTTCCGACGGCGGCAACCCGGCCGAAAGGAACTGA
- a CDS encoding N-acetyltransferase produces the protein MAHPAKHSDASSSSIPTMPSDVQVTPVRGAADRTAFIRLPYSLYRDDPNWVPPLEMERRDFLDPKKNPFFDYAEVELFLARRGQDVVGRVAAIKNPRHMEFHGTKEGFFGLFECVNDAGVARGLLDAAGAWLKARGIDTVLGPANFSSNQDWGLLVEGYDSPPALMMPYNPAYYAGLLETCGFTKAKDLWAWELSSSTPPPEKVARIAEKIRQREGITVRAVNLKDFPAEVARIKEIYNAAWEKNWGFIPFTDREFDHMAKEMKAIVRPELLLIAEVKGEPVAFSMTLPDANPAFQAANGRLTTFGLPIGLVKLVLASRKLKRLRLLTLGIKEGYRRRGLDAILYLDTLRTAKELGYTGGEISWTLEDNHLVNRAIESMGGQRSKTYRVFQRPA, from the coding sequence ATGGCCCACCCCGCCAAGCACTCCGACGCTTCCTCTTCCTCCATTCCCACCATGCCCTCCGACGTGCAGGTGACTCCCGTGCGCGGCGCGGCGGACCGGACGGCGTTCATCCGGCTGCCGTACTCGCTCTACCGTGACGACCCGAACTGGGTCCCGCCGCTGGAGATGGAGCGCCGCGACTTCCTGGACCCGAAGAAGAACCCCTTCTTCGACTACGCGGAGGTGGAGCTGTTCCTCGCCCGCCGCGGGCAGGACGTGGTGGGCCGGGTGGCGGCCATCAAGAACCCGCGCCACATGGAGTTCCACGGCACGAAGGAGGGCTTCTTCGGCCTCTTCGAGTGCGTGAACGACGCGGGCGTGGCCCGGGGCCTGCTGGACGCGGCCGGCGCGTGGCTCAAGGCGCGCGGCATCGACACCGTGCTGGGGCCGGCCAACTTCTCCTCCAACCAGGACTGGGGCCTGCTCGTGGAGGGCTACGACAGCCCTCCCGCGCTGATGATGCCCTACAACCCGGCGTACTACGCGGGCCTGCTGGAGACGTGCGGCTTCACCAAGGCGAAGGACCTGTGGGCGTGGGAGCTGTCGTCGTCCACGCCGCCGCCGGAGAAGGTGGCGCGCATCGCGGAGAAGATCCGCCAGCGCGAGGGCATCACCGTGCGCGCGGTGAACCTGAAGGACTTCCCCGCCGAGGTCGCCCGCATCAAGGAGATCTACAACGCGGCCTGGGAGAAGAACTGGGGCTTCATCCCCTTCACGGACCGCGAGTTCGACCACATGGCCAAGGAGATGAAGGCCATCGTGCGCCCGGAGCTGCTGCTCATCGCGGAGGTGAAGGGTGAGCCCGTCGCCTTCTCCATGACGCTGCCGGACGCCAACCCGGCGTTCCAGGCGGCCAACGGGCGGCTCACGACGTTCGGCCTGCCCATTGGCCTGGTGAAGCTGGTGCTGGCGTCGCGCAAGCTCAAGCGGCTGCGCCTGCTCACGCTGGGCATCAAGGAGGGCTACCGGCGCCGCGGCCTGGACGCCATCCTCTACCTGGACACCCTGCGCACCGCGAAGGAGCTGGGGTACACGGGCGGGGAGATCTCCTGGACGCTGGAGGACAACCACCTGGTCAACCGCGCCATCGAGTCCATGGGCGGCCAGCGCTCCAAGACGTACCGCGTGTTCCAGCGGCCCGCCTGA
- a CDS encoding MlaC/ttg2D family ABC transporter substrate-binding protein, which produces MIASLLAATLLAAAPVSPLNVVKNGNAAVQKAANAPGATVQSLANVVESFVDFEELAKRALGEKAWAGLSAAQRKEFTDTMTGLLRASYAQKAIGQAKADVKYGKESVQGNEATVDTQLTVKTDQVPVNYKLYKASAKADWRIYDVVTDEVSLVDTYSGQFKKILSTKGFDGLLTTLKAKRAQLEKENANTSAASVKESAAGATGAAPQAK; this is translated from the coding sequence ATGATTGCTTCCCTGCTTGCCGCCACGCTGCTCGCCGCCGCTCCCGTGAGCCCGCTCAACGTGGTGAAGAACGGCAACGCCGCCGTGCAGAAGGCGGCCAACGCCCCTGGCGCCACCGTGCAGTCCCTGGCCAACGTCGTGGAGTCCTTCGTGGACTTCGAGGAGCTCGCCAAGCGCGCCCTGGGTGAGAAGGCCTGGGCGGGCCTCAGCGCCGCCCAGCGCAAGGAGTTCACCGACACCATGACGGGCCTGCTGCGCGCCTCGTACGCCCAGAAGGCCATCGGCCAGGCGAAGGCGGACGTGAAGTACGGCAAGGAGAGCGTGCAGGGGAACGAGGCCACGGTCGACACGCAGCTCACCGTGAAGACGGACCAGGTGCCCGTGAACTACAAGCTCTACAAGGCGTCGGCCAAGGCCGACTGGCGCATCTACGACGTCGTCACCGACGAGGTCTCCCTCGTGGACACGTACAGCGGCCAGTTCAAGAAGATCCTCTCCACCAAGGGCTTCGACGGCCTGCTGACGACGCTCAAGGCCAAGCGCGCCCAGCTGGAGAAGGAGAACGCCAACACCAGCGCCGCCTCCGTGAAGGAGTCCGCCGCCGGTGCCACGGGCGCCGCGCCGCAGGCGAAGTAA
- a CDS encoding TolC family protein: MMLTSGVSGAQISPTTAPSNAPGTGAPGTASPSPGSLSPATVPTPQPGTTPAPSPSGSGSSAANPTPGTRAPLPSVPTTVNPAAAAEPGNAAQSATTGTPKPASATPEAQDMGTSPIAPKSGDGAQVAPGSGDGARGDLTPGAPRGAPEEARTPGPTEGAKPLRGPITLAQLVARARTQDARVAEATAELRKFQALHDQARWAWFPRFEITLGAGGPVPEARNNGLGGPPTTEASLEGDWNFGKVGVTVFSTGNAVLPLYTFGKLSALERAGEQGPKVGEALRERVRAEAGFQAAQAYYGYQLARAGLKQLEEVSKRLKDAGDKIDALLKEDSDQVSKLDTYKLGYFRQLVESQRATAIQGEQFALTAIRLLASAGPDEQVEVVEEDLPLQGDVKVPDLETSLKQANARRPELKAIAAGIIAREQEVLIRERSYYPDLGLAGYYDVRWTSSATRQRSPFAYDPFNDRTAGLGLVIRGTFDIPIKDAQLEQARAELDKMHAQEQTLKAGIQLEVTQVQSQLAAAYARAKSFTEAEKNAKRWATAAYAAFDLGTGDTRELVDAFTALAQASAERGKSWHDVRVGLASLARVTGAVPAADE, encoded by the coding sequence ATGATGCTCACCAGTGGCGTGTCGGGCGCGCAGATCTCGCCCACGACGGCCCCCTCGAACGCTCCGGGAACAGGCGCGCCGGGGACCGCGTCTCCCTCGCCCGGCAGCCTGTCTCCGGCCACCGTGCCCACGCCCCAGCCCGGCACCACGCCGGCCCCCAGCCCCAGCGGCAGCGGCTCGTCCGCCGCCAACCCCACGCCGGGCACGCGTGCGCCCCTGCCGTCGGTCCCCACCACCGTGAACCCCGCCGCGGCCGCCGAGCCGGGCAACGCCGCCCAGAGCGCCACCACCGGCACGCCCAAGCCGGCCTCGGCCACTCCGGAAGCCCAGGACATGGGGACGTCGCCCATCGCCCCCAAATCAGGCGACGGCGCGCAGGTGGCCCCCGGCTCGGGCGACGGCGCGCGGGGCGACCTCACCCCCGGTGCCCCCAGGGGCGCACCGGAGGAGGCCCGGACCCCCGGCCCCACCGAAGGCGCGAAGCCTCTGCGCGGGCCCATCACCCTGGCCCAGCTGGTGGCGCGGGCGCGCACGCAGGACGCGCGCGTGGCGGAGGCCACCGCGGAGCTGCGCAAGTTCCAGGCGCTCCATGATCAGGCCCGCTGGGCCTGGTTCCCCCGGTTCGAGATCACCCTGGGCGCGGGCGGCCCCGTCCCCGAGGCGCGCAACAACGGCCTGGGCGGACCGCCCACCACGGAGGCGTCGCTGGAGGGCGACTGGAACTTCGGCAAGGTGGGCGTGACGGTGTTCTCCACCGGCAACGCGGTGCTGCCGCTGTACACCTTCGGCAAGCTCTCCGCGCTGGAGCGGGCGGGCGAGCAGGGGCCCAAGGTGGGCGAGGCGCTGCGCGAGCGCGTGCGCGCGGAAGCGGGCTTCCAGGCCGCCCAGGCGTACTACGGCTACCAGCTGGCCCGGGCGGGCCTGAAGCAGCTGGAGGAAGTGTCCAAGCGCCTCAAGGACGCTGGCGACAAGATCGACGCGCTCCTCAAGGAGGACTCGGATCAGGTGTCCAAGCTGGACACGTACAAGCTGGGGTACTTCCGCCAGCTGGTGGAGTCGCAGCGCGCCACCGCCATCCAGGGCGAGCAGTTCGCGCTCACCGCCATCCGGCTCCTCGCCAGCGCGGGCCCGGACGAGCAGGTGGAGGTGGTGGAGGAGGACCTGCCGCTCCAGGGCGACGTGAAGGTGCCCGACCTGGAGACCTCGCTGAAGCAGGCCAACGCGCGCCGCCCGGAGCTCAAGGCCATCGCCGCGGGCATCATCGCGCGCGAGCAGGAGGTCCTCATCCGCGAGCGCAGCTACTATCCGGACCTGGGGCTCGCGGGGTACTACGACGTGCGCTGGACGAGCAGCGCCACGCGCCAGCGCAGCCCCTTCGCCTACGACCCCTTCAACGACCGCACCGCGGGCCTGGGCCTGGTCATCCGAGGCACCTTCGACATCCCCATCAAGGACGCGCAGCTGGAGCAGGCCCGCGCGGAGCTGGACAAGATGCACGCGCAGGAACAGACGCTCAAGGCCGGCATCCAGTTGGAGGTGACGCAGGTGCAGAGCCAGCTCGCCGCGGCCTACGCGCGCGCGAAGTCCTTCACGGAGGCGGAGAAGAACGCGAAGCGCTGGGCCACCGCCGCCTACGCCGCCTTCGACCTGGGCACCGGCGACACCCGTGAGCTGGTGGACGCCTTCACCGCGCTGGCCCAGGCCTCCGCCGAACGGGGCAAGAGCTGGCACGACGTGCGTGTGGGGCTGGCGTCACTGGCCCGCGTCACGGGTGCCGTCCCGGCGGCGGATGAATAA